In the Candidatus Cloacimonadota bacterium genome, ATCCCATTCAATGAATTGAATGGTTAATGTTTATTGCAGTGATAGAAATGTTCATATAATTTGTGAGATGAAAAAAAGACTAAGGGAATGTTCGATTAGAAATACCCAAAAATCAAATAACGAGCTGGGAAATGTTAGTCAAATATAATACACAGCCAATCCTTTTTTCTCCTAATAAATCTATATTATCTCATCATAAAACTGCTTTAATTCAATATTATTCTGCAAATCGAATCAACAAGGTAAATTTAATAGAAAATTAAAAGAAAATCTTGTTAAGTAAATAAAAAAAGGATGAGAATAAGCGATTTTTACAAATAAATATATGAGAAAATAAATACCTGAAACATAAAAAGATATACCTGAATATGGTTCAGGTATTTATTGAAGGAGATAATTAGTAATAAAAATTGCTTTGTGAGAAGGTTATGAAACGGAATAATTTCAGGATATAGTATCGGTTCAATACATAGGAGTATACGGTTTATGTATATAGGTTTATGATATGTAAATGAGATTTTTTCTGATGATAATATAGTAAAATGTATTAGTAAAAGAGTTTTTTCTGTATAAAATAAGGAATGAAATATGTCGGATTTCTTTCCAACCAGATTCTCGGATTTCCTGATCTGTATAAAAGGTTTGCTGAAGGCGTGTTCAAACACAGGGATAAGTTGAATATTTTCCTTGAAGCAGCAGACAAACTTATAGAGTTATACAATGAAACCAAACTAGCAGAATAAAATGTCCAGGAAGCAAAAAGTACTTATAAGGTTGCTATGAAAATTAAAGAGGAGAGCAGGAAAAAAGCTGTTAAGCATATTCGTCAGACTGCGGAAGTGATCCATTCCAATCCTGAAAGCCCGAAGGGGATTCTAAAGGGGATCGGGCTGTATCCCCATAAAAAAATGCGTTCCTTTGATTCACCGCTTACTCCGACATATTTTTTCGCAAAACCGCATAATAAAAACTTGATCCTGGTTTCCTGACTGGCAAACGGGAATAAACGCCACACGCTTTATGTTCTCGAATATAAATTTCCCGATGATGAGAAGTTCAACCTGCTTGAAGTTACCATGTGCAAGAAATATAAGCATACGGTTTCACAGCCTTATGCCCAAGTTCAATATAGAGTTTAGGCGAAAAGAGGTAATAAAGAAAGTGGTTACAGCAATGTGGCAACGGTTAATTTAACATAGCTGCAAATCCCCTCAATGGTCAGTATGAATAACACTTACAAAGATTCTCATCTTCTTCTGAAGATTTTAAGCAATCTCAATGTTTGACTGCTAACATTTTTGTGTTTTCCTCATTTTTGGTCTTGACAAATATCTTTATCCAAAAAAAAAGTCTCATCGAATTTGATGATTCATTGTTCCAATGCTCTTTCGTTGGAATGATTTAATGATGTTTTTATGTAACTGAATCCAATGTTTTGCGTTGGTATAAGTAATTCAAAAAAAAATAAAGGAGAAAGAATATGATTCAACTTCAAAATCTTGTAAAAGATTATGGCAGTCTGCGAGCAGTAGATCATATTAATTTCGAGATCAACGAAGGAGAGATTCTGGGATTCTTGGGTCCGAATGGAGCAGGTAAGACAACAACCCTTAAAATGATCACCTGTTTTTTTGAACCAACGGAAGGCAATATTTCCGTGGAGAATTTCAATGTTCTGGAAAATTCCCGTGAGATCAGGAAAATGATCGGCTATCTTCCCGAACACAATCCTCTTTATCTTGAAATGACGGTTTATGATTACCTGAAATTTGTAGCAGAGGTCAGGGAAATCCCCGACTTCAAAACCAGACTCAAAGAAGTCATCAACAAATGTGGTTTGCATGGTATTGTGGGAAAACCTATAAATACGCTTTCCAAAGGTTATAAGCAGAGAGTGGGAATTGCCCAGGCAATTATCCACGATCCCAAGATACTCATCCTCGATGAACCAACTGTAGGCCTTGATCCGAACCAGATCGTAGAGATCAGGGAATTGATCAAAGAACTCGGTAAGGAAAAAACGCTCATCATTTCCAGCCATATTTTACAGGAAGTGCAGGCAGTCTGCGACCGGATTGTGATCATTAATAAAGGAAAGATCGTAGCAGACGGATCTACGGAAGAATTAAAATCCAATTTCCAGAACAAGACCAAGATCAATCTGGAATTGATAGCCAAGGAAGACGAGATCTCGTCTTTAACAGAAAATGTGGAAAACATCAGTTTGCTCTCTGTAACTCCCAAAGGAAATGATGTTGTTCAGGCTATTATCGAATTTGATTCCGGCGTAGATAAAAGAGCGGAAATTTTCCAGCATATAAAATCCAGGGATTGGACTTTGTTGGAAATGCGTCGTGATCATGTCAGCCTGGAAGCTGTATTTAGAAATCTGACCATTGAAGAAGGAGGAGAATAATGAACTATACATCCGTAATTACTAAAAAGGAAATGAAGAATTATTTCAGTTCAGCAGCCGCATATATCGTGCTGGTAATTTTCCTGTTAATTTCTGCCTGGTTCTTTTCCAGCCCCTTGTTCCTGAATAATCTGGCAGAAATGAGATCACTTTTCGGGATCGTGCCCATTATTTATATTTTCTTTATTCCCGCGATCACAATGGGTCTTCTGGCAAGAGAAAAGAATAACGGAACCCTGGAACTGCTTACTACATTTCCCTTAAAAGATTCGGAGATAGTTATGGGAAAATTCTGGGCTTCAGTAAAAGTAATAATCATTGGGTTAGCATTTACTCTGGTACATTTTTTCACTATTCTGATGCTCGGGAAAAATATCGATTTCGGAGCTATCTTTACCGGTTATTTAGGATTGATCCTGTTAGGAGCGGTTTACAGTTCCATCGGTATTTTCGCTTCCAGTCTGACAAATAATTACATCGTTGCTTTCATCATCAGTTTCTTCATCATCTTCTTCCTGTTCATTCTTGAATATTCACTCTTCTTTATTCCTGCTTCCCTGGTTGGATTTTTCCAATATATCAGCATTGGATACCACTTCTCCAATTTCATTAAAGGTGTGATCGATACCCGCGACCTGGTTTATTTCATCAGTTTGATCGTCCTCTTCCTGAAACTGTCGGAAACTGCACTTAATTCACGGAAATGGAGATAGGAGGAAATTATGAAAAACAAAAAATCATTATGGATAAACCTGGTAATTTTAGTTGCCATCATCGTTTTTGTGAATCTTATCTCGATCCCGATCTTTACGAGATTAGACCTTTCCAAAGGAAAGATATATTCCTTATCAAAAGCAAGTAAGAATGCAGCCAAAAATTTGGAAGATCGGTTGATCGTGAAAGCTTATTTTTCCAAAAATCTTCCCGGTGAATTTGCTGATGCACGCAGATTTACGCAGGATCTTTTATCCGAATATCAAGCGTATTCGAGAGGAAAACTGCGATTTGAATTCATCGATCCCAAAGATGAAGAGAGCCTGAAGGAAGAAGCACGGAAGAATAATATAACTCCTGCAACTATGCGTGTTAATGAAAATGATCAATTAGTTATTCGTGAAGTTTATCTTGGTCTGGCATTTTTATATCAGGATAAAACCGAAGCAATTCCATTGATCCAGAATACGCAGGGTTTGGAGTATGACATAACAAGTACAATCAAAAAAATTACTGCTATCGGTTTGAAGAAAGTAGCGATCTTCTCGCTTGAAGAAGAAATCCCTCCTCAGTATCCGGGAATGCCTCCTCAAAATGATAATTTCAAACAGATCAGACAGATGATCTCCGATAGTTATGAAGTCATCAAAACTGATCTTACATCCGAAATCGAAAGTTCGGT is a window encoding:
- a CDS encoding ATP-binding cassette domain-containing protein, giving the protein MIQLQNLVKDYGSLRAVDHINFEINEGEILGFLGPNGAGKTTTLKMITCFFEPTEGNISVENFNVLENSREIRKMIGYLPEHNPLYLEMTVYDYLKFVAEVREIPDFKTRLKEVINKCGLHGIVGKPINTLSKGYKQRVGIAQAIIHDPKILILDEPTVGLDPNQIVEIRELIKELGKEKTLIISSHILQEVQAVCDRIVIINKGKIVADGSTEELKSNFQNKTKINLELIAKEDEISSLTENVENISLLSVTPKGNDVVQAIIEFDSGVDKRAEIFQHIKSRDWTLLEMRRDHVSLEAVFRNLTIEEGGE
- a CDS encoding ABC transporter; translation: MNYTSVITKKEMKNYFSSAAAYIVLVIFLLISAWFFSSPLFLNNLAEMRSLFGIVPIIYIFFIPAITMGLLAREKNNGTLELLTTFPLKDSEIVMGKFWASVKVIIIGLAFTLVHFFTILMLGKNIDFGAIFTGYLGLILLGAVYSSIGIFASSLTNNYIVAFIISFFIIFFLFILEYSLFFIPASLVGFFQYISIGYHFSNFIKGVIDTRDLVYFISLIVLFLKLSETALNSRKWR